The sequence below is a genomic window from Zavarzinia compransoris.
GGCGTCCTTGGCGCGAACGGCATCGTCGGCCAGTCCATGGGCCTTGGCGTCGGGGCCGCGCTGTCGCTGCAGATCCGCAAGGTGCCCGGCTGCGTCGTCGCCTTCTTCGGCGAGGGCGCTTCCGGGGCGGGCATCGCCCATGAGGCGATGAACATGGCGGCGATCTGGCGCCTGCCGATCATCTTCTTCTGCGAGGTGAACCGCTACGCCGAGCTTTCGCCCTACAGCGTCCATGTCTCGCTGGACCGCCTGGCGGATCGGGCGGCGGCCTATGGCTTCCCGGGCGTCACCGTCGACGGCGAGGATGTGCTGGCCGTCCATGCCGCCGTCGACGCGGCGGCGCAGCGCGCCCGCGCCGGCGCGGGGCCGACCCTGATCGAGGCGAAGACCTATCGCTGGCACGGCCATTACGAGGGCGATCCGCAAAGCTACAAGACCAGGGCCGAACGCGAGAACGGCCGCGCTTTCGACCCCATCGCCCGCCTGGAACGCGAGGCGCCCGCCCTCGGCCTCGACGCCGGCGTGCTCGCGGGGCTGAAGGCGGCGGCCGAGCAGCGCATCCGCGATGCCGCCGAATGGGCGTCGGGCCTTCAAAGCCCCGCCCCGGAAACCATTCTTGAAGACGTTTACGCGGAGTAGGCCGATGGCACGCCTCAAGTATTACCAGGCGCTGACCCGTGCCCTGCAGGAAGAGATGGCGCGGGACGAGCGCGTCATTCTGATGGGCGAGGATGTCGGCGCCAGCGGCGGCATCTTCGCGCAGACGCGCGGCCTGCACGCCGCCTTCGGCCCGGACCGGGTGCGCGACACGCCGATCGCCGAGAACGGCTTCGTCTCGGCCGCGGTCGGCGCGGCCATGACCGGGCTCCGTCCGGTGGTCGAGGTCGGTTTCGAGGATTTCCTCACCTGCTGCGCCGAACCGCTGGTCAACCAGGCGGCCAAGCTGCGCTACATGCTGGGGGGCCAGGTCGGCATTCCGCTGCTGCTCTATACCTTCGGCGGCGGCGGCGTGAACGCGGGGCCCCAGCATTCCCAGAACCTGGCCGCCTGGTTCGCCCATATTCCCGGCCTGAAGGTCGTGATGCCGTCGACGCCGGCCGATGTCCTCGGCCTGGTCAAGGCGGGGATCCGGGACGACAACCCGGTGATCTGCCTGCTCAGCAAGAAGCTGATCGGCAGCAGCGGCCCGGTGGCGGAGGCGGGCGAGGATTTCCTGCTCCCGATCGGGCAGGCGGACGTGAAGCGGCGGGGCAGGGACCTGACCATCGTCGCCTTCGG
It includes:
- a CDS encoding thiamine pyrophosphate-dependent dehydrogenase E1 component subunit alpha, with translation MTDMRETAARLYRSMCEIRTFELIAAERYKQGDLPGFIHLSLGQEACAAGACGALTADDYVTSTHRGHGHCLSKGADPRRMMAELFAKAEGYGKGRGGSMHIADVAAGVLGANGIVGQSMGLGVGAALSLQIRKVPGCVVAFFGEGASGAGIAHEAMNMAAIWRLPIIFFCEVNRYAELSPYSVHVSLDRLADRAAAYGFPGVTVDGEDVLAVHAAVDAAAQRARAGAGPTLIEAKTYRWHGHYEGDPQSYKTRAERENGRAFDPIARLEREAPALGLDAGVLAGLKAAAEQRIRDAAEWASGLQSPAPETILEDVYAE
- a CDS encoding alpha-ketoacid dehydrogenase subunit beta codes for the protein MARLKYYQALTRALQEEMARDERVILMGEDVGASGGIFAQTRGLHAAFGPDRVRDTPIAENGFVSAAVGAAMTGLRPVVEVGFEDFLTCCAEPLVNQAAKLRYMLGGQVGIPLLLYTFGGGGVNAGPQHSQNLAAWFAHIPGLKVVMPSTPADVLGLVKAGIRDDNPVICLLSKKLIGSSGPVAEAGEDFLLPIGQADVKRRGRDLTIVAFGQMALHALTAAESLAARGIEAEVIDPRSASPLDTAAIIASVRRTGHLCVVHEGYGPCGLGAEVVTVVVEQAMDALRKPPRRLTAPFAPSPFTPVLETIYMPGAARIEAAAIDLLAA